The following proteins come from a genomic window of Finegoldia magna ATCC 29328:
- a CDS encoding ABC transporter permease — protein sequence MIKNAFAYVTRKSLKSIIILIVIMLMSSLSLISLSIKDATDKASEKTFGNITNSFSMEINRQVNPGTPRGGGNVKGQDIKKITDSPDIESYVKRINSVADLDGLDIIETQETLANQSPERAKNFKSTVMLTGVNESSKETKFVSGAYKLVEGEHLKNDDKNKILMHKDLAAKNHLKIGDKLKLKSNLFDADNEKQANETVEVTIKGLFDGHNNGGVSAAQELYENTLITDLNTAAKVYGNTEDTAVYQDATFFVKGNKKLEDVMKNLGKLDINWQEYNLIKSSSNYPALQESISGIYAIADKLFIGSLAFAGLVVALLLFLWMNARKKEIAVLLSIGMSKAKIFGQFVTELLLVAIPAYIGSFFLARFAGDKIGNNILQKVTGNIADKIAKQSASTGLGGGAEVDGFNKTLTSLDINISTKALMYVVIFMTIVLLISLIISSTNILRKNPKDLLIDTK from the coding sequence ATGATAAAAAACGCATTTGCCTATGTAACCAGAAAAAGTCTCAAATCAATCATTATTTTAATCGTAATAATGTTGATGTCATCATTAAGTTTGATTAGTTTATCAATAAAAGATGCAACAGACAAAGCATCTGAAAAAACTTTTGGAAATATCACAAATAGTTTTTCGATGGAAATCAACAGACAAGTTAATCCTGGAACACCAAGAGGTGGTGGAAATGTCAAAGGACAAGACATCAAAAAAATCACAGATTCACCTGACATTGAAAGCTATGTAAAAAGAATAAATAGCGTGGCTGATCTGGATGGATTAGATATAATTGAAACACAAGAAACTTTGGCCAATCAATCACCAGAGCGTGCGAAAAATTTTAAAAGCACTGTAATGTTAACCGGAGTCAACGAATCATCCAAGGAAACAAAATTTGTATCTGGAGCATACAAATTGGTAGAAGGTGAACATTTGAAAAATGACGATAAGAATAAGATTCTTATGCACAAAGATTTGGCTGCTAAAAACCATTTAAAAATAGGAGATAAGTTAAAATTAAAATCAAATTTATTTGATGCAGACAACGAAAAACAAGCCAATGAAACTGTAGAAGTTACAATTAAAGGTTTGTTTGATGGACACAATAATGGTGGGGTTAGCGCTGCACAAGAATTATATGAAAACACATTAATTACTGATTTGAATACAGCAGCCAAAGTTTATGGCAATACCGAAGACACAGCAGTTTATCAAGATGCGACATTCTTCGTAAAAGGAAACAAAAAACTAGAAGATGTAATGAAAAATCTTGGGAAACTTGATATTAATTGGCAAGAATATAATTTAATAAAAAGTTCATCCAATTATCCAGCATTGCAAGAATCAATCAGTGGAATATATGCAATAGCTGATAAATTATTTATAGGATCTCTAGCATTTGCAGGTTTAGTAGTAGCTTTATTATTGTTTTTGTGGATGAATGCAAGGAAGAAAGAAATCGCAGTATTGTTGTCGATAGGAATGTCAAAAGCAAAAATATTTGGACAATTTGTCACAGAATTATTGTTGGTTGCTATACCAGCATATATAGGATCATTTTTCTTGGCTAGATTTGCAGGAGATAAAATTGGAAATAATATACTTCAAAAAGTGACAGGAAATATCGCTGATAAGATCGCCAAACAATCTGCATCAACTGGACTTGGTGGTGGAGCAGAAGTTGATGGTTTCAATAAAACATTGACAAGTCTAGATATCAATATATCAACAAAAGCATTAATGTATGTAGTAATATTTATGACAATTGTATTGCTGATTTCATTAATTATCTCATCGACAAATATTCTTAGAAAAAATCCGAAAGATTTATTAATAGACACAAAATAG
- a CDS encoding ATP-binding cassette domain-containing protein produces MDILEIKNVSYSYSSSNEEVLSLINRGFEQGKFYAIIGKSGTGKSTLLSLLAGLDSPDTGQILFKNKNIEEKGHSYHRKNNISLVFQNYNLIDYLTPLENIRLVNKNASEDILLELGLDKSQTRRNVMKLSGGQQQRVAIARALVSEAPIILADEPTGNLDDMTAGEIIAILKKLALERNKCVIVVTHSKEVAKAADIVLELKDRKLQEVVDNI; encoded by the coding sequence ATGGATATTTTAGAAATTAAAAACGTATCATACAGTTATTCAAGTTCAAATGAAGAAGTTTTATCACTAATCAACAGAGGTTTTGAACAAGGAAAATTTTACGCGATAATAGGAAAGTCGGGTACAGGTAAATCAACTCTGTTATCATTATTGGCAGGATTAGATTCACCAGATACTGGACAAATCTTATTTAAAAATAAAAACATTGAAGAAAAAGGACACAGTTATCACAGAAAAAATAATATCTCATTAGTTTTCCAAAACTATAACTTAATAGATTACCTTACTCCTCTTGAGAATATTAGATTAGTAAATAAAAATGCATCAGAAGATATTTTATTGGAGTTGGGACTGGATAAAAGTCAAACTAGAAGAAATGTCATGAAACTTTCTGGTGGTCAACAACAAAGAGTTGCAATTGCAAGGGCTTTGGTTTCAGAAGCTCCAATAATATTAGCAGATGAACCTACTGGTAACTTGGATGATATGACGGCTGGTGAAATCATAGCTATATTGAAAAAACTTGCATTGGAAAGAAATAAGTGCGTAATAGTTGTTACTCATAGTAAAGAAGTAGCAAAAGCTGCTGATATTGTTCTTGAATTAAAGGATAGAAAACTACAAGAAGTAGTTGACAATATTTAG
- a CDS encoding ABC transporter permease: MLKNAIFYITRKRNRTLIMLIILTLVLSCLYACLSISKSQKTLEKSLYETSNSSIAITKKEKNGYFKINDFEKLNQIKDIKEISYHYEGLATLTNSDVVESEQKVMREDLSPNMKNLVSIDAMTNQKRNQLFTSNVFTIKQGKNLDKNDDNKILVHEEFAKKNKLKLHDKIGLKFLNMNGNGDANKESQYEIVGIFSGKKQEKYTGFSSDYSENSMFVNYNSAQNSLNIKSNDQIANKILLHTQNSDSMDNAINQIKNKIANSSKYIIEKNDNAFKEVIDSINGVKHIIQMMTYSIMVAGLVVLSLILILWLRERIYEIGILLSIGVSKLKIIGQFIMELVFVSIPAAMFSLINGDFIIKQIASGITKSENASFSTSLFINKLSDKLEVFAKSYGLLLIIIVISVIIAAGIILIKKPKQILSQIS; this comes from the coding sequence ATGTTAAAAAATGCGATTTTTTATATAACAAGAAAACGAAATAGAACTTTGATAATGCTGATAATTCTAACACTCGTATTATCATGTTTATATGCTTGTTTAAGTATTTCGAAATCACAAAAAACACTAGAAAAATCATTGTATGAAACGTCCAACTCATCTATTGCAATAACTAAGAAAGAAAAAAATGGATACTTTAAAATAAATGATTTTGAGAAATTAAACCAAATTAAAGATATAAAAGAAATTTCATATCATTATGAAGGTTTAGCAACTTTGACTAATTCTGATGTCGTTGAAAGTGAACAAAAAGTAATGCGTGAAGATTTATCTCCAAACATGAAAAACCTAGTTTCTATTGATGCGATGACAAATCAAAAACGCAATCAATTATTTACAAGCAATGTTTTTACTATAAAACAAGGCAAGAATCTCGATAAAAATGATGATAATAAGATTCTTGTTCATGAAGAATTTGCTAAGAAAAACAAACTGAAACTTCACGACAAGATAGGCCTCAAATTTTTAAATATGAATGGTAATGGGGATGCAAACAAAGAATCTCAATATGAGATTGTTGGGATATTTTCAGGAAAGAAACAAGAAAAATATACAGGATTTTCATCAGATTATAGCGAAAACTCTATGTTTGTAAATTATAATTCAGCACAAAATTCATTAAATATAAAAAGTAATGACCAAATTGCCAATAAAATCTTGCTGCATACACAAAATTCAGATTCAATGGATAATGCAATAAATCAAATAAAAAACAAAATTGCAAATTCTTCAAAATACATTATAGAAAAAAATGATAATGCATTTAAAGAAGTAATTGATTCGATAAACGGTGTAAAGCACATAATACAAATGATGACATATTCTATCATGGTGGCCGGACTTGTAGTCTTATCATTAATCTTAATATTATGGTTAAGGGAAAGAATCTATGAAATAGGAATACTTTTATCAATTGGGGTTAGTAAACTTAAAATAATAGGACAATTCATAATGGAGCTTGTTTTTGTATCTATTCCTGCGGCGATGTTCTCATTAATTAATGGAGATTTTATCATCAAACAAATAGCATCAGGAATTACAAAATCAGAAAATGCATCATTTTCAACAAGTTTATTTATAAATAAATTATCAGATAAATTAGAAGTATTTGCTAAAAGCTACGGATTACTTTTGATAATAATTGTTATTTCTGTAATTATAGCAGCTGGAATAATATTAATAAAAAAACCAAAACAAATTTTATCACAAATAAGTTAG
- a CDS encoding AraC family ligand binding domain-containing protein — protein sequence MKKISANILGGKFEHLVDEDNLQITHLQIKKGEEIPSHKSDKSVVVVIYNGKVDFKGENGNQIIIPGDIITMDPNEIHALKALEDSDLMVIKVKI from the coding sequence ATGAAAAAAATAAGTGCGAATATTTTAGGCGGCAAATTTGAGCATTTGGTGGATGAGGATAACTTACAAATAACCCATCTACAAATCAAAAAGGGCGAAGAAATACCAAGTCACAAGTCAGATAAAAGTGTAGTAGTTGTAATTTATAACGGCAAGGTAGATTTTAAGGGAGAGAACGGAAACCAGATAATAATCCCAGGTGATATAATCACAATGGATCCTAATGAAATCCATGCTCTTAAGGCTCTTGAGGATAGCGATTTGATGGTTATAAAAGTAAAAATTTAA
- a CDS encoding uracil-DNA glycosylase family protein, producing MKEKLIIKKLREDRRNEIYTNRGINPIFQLNPKSKILIIGQAPGGKVEETGILFNDKSGENLVKWLGISEDILHSEDFSIIPMDFYYPGKGKSGDKAPRSFIAKEYHPLLLNELKDIKLTILIGAYAQKFYLKDKFKKNLTETVKSYKEFLPEYFPIAHPSPLNNRWISKNPFFREEVLPDLKKIVKKLR from the coding sequence ATGAAAGAAAAACTCATTATTAAAAAATTAAGAGAAGATCGCAGGAATGAAATCTACACGAATAGAGGAATTAACCCAATATTCCAGCTAAATCCAAAATCAAAAATTTTGATAATTGGGCAAGCTCCTGGGGGAAAGGTTGAAGAAACTGGTATTTTATTTAATGATAAGAGTGGGGAAAATCTTGTCAAATGGTTGGGGATATCGGAAGACATCCTCCATAGTGAAGATTTTTCTATAATTCCAATGGATTTTTATTATCCTGGAAAGGGAAAATCTGGCGATAAGGCTCCTAGATCTTTTATTGCAAAAGAATACCATCCACTATTATTAAATGAATTGAAGGATATAAAGTTAACCATTTTGATAGGAGCCTATGCTCAAAAGTTTTATTTGAAGGATAAATTTAAGAAAAATTTAACTGAAACAGTAAAATCTTACAAAGAATTTTTGCCAGAATATTTCCCAATAGCCCACCCAAGTCCACTAAACAACAGGTGGATATCAAAAAATCCTTTTTTTAGAGAGGAGGTTTTGCCTGACTTAAAGAAAATTGTAAAAAAACTGAGATAA
- a CDS encoding ABC transporter ATP-binding protein, translating to MSGGELQMVLIARALISDPSLIILDEPESGLDFKNQLKIISLIKKLSKVDNISVIINTHYPAHALEISDKCLMLMGNARHKIGKTSDIICKENMKEAFGVEVILEK from the coding sequence ATGAGTGGAGGAGAACTTCAGATGGTTCTAATAGCCAGAGCCTTAATATCAGACCCAAGCTTAATCATATTAGATGAGCCAGAAAGTGGTCTTGATTTTAAAAATCAGCTTAAAATAATTTCATTAATCAAAAAACTATCCAAGGTAGACAATATTAGTGTTATTATAAATACTCATTACCCAGCCCATGCTCTTGAAATATCGGATAAATGTTTGATGTTAATGGGAAATGCTAGACATAAAATAGGCAAAACTTCTGATATTATCTGCAAGGAAAATATGAAAGAAGCATTTGGCGTAGAGGTTATACTTGAAAAATAA
- a CDS encoding class I SAM-dependent methyltransferase — protein MEKNKIVFGHDFLKMLGRTRLRPGGGIMTDWLLDQVQIDKDMQVLEVACNRGDNLIRVYTKYKCKVIGIDNDQVVIDQALENIKLLGLDKEIEVMNIDALKLDFEDETFDLIINEAMLTMLPNEEKAKALKNYHRVLKKGGYLLTHDVAVENESEDIRRQLSKFTNMNVYPLTVENWNKLFIENSFRPFSQRTGRMLLLDRDTIIKDEGPVGAANFYKNAYSEENRDRFVKMLERSKNTKISYVVLASKKED, from the coding sequence ATGGAAAAAAATAAAATTGTTTTTGGACATGATTTTTTAAAGATGCTTGGAAGAACAAGACTCAGACCAGGCGGCGGTATTATGACTGATTGGTTGCTTGATCAGGTACAGATAGATAAAGATATGCAAGTTTTGGAAGTTGCTTGCAATAGAGGAGATAACCTAATAAGAGTTTATACGAAATATAAATGCAAAGTAATAGGTATAGACAATGACCAAGTTGTCATAGATCAAGCCCTAGAGAATATAAAGCTTTTAGGCTTAGACAAAGAAATTGAAGTTATGAATATAGATGCCTTAAAGTTGGATTTTGAGGATGAAACATTTGACTTAATAATTAATGAGGCAATGCTCACCATGCTTCCAAATGAAGAAAAAGCAAAGGCTCTTAAAAATTATCACAGGGTTTTAAAAAAGGGCGGCTATTTATTAACTCATGATGTAGCAGTAGAAAATGAAAGCGAAGATATAAGAAGGCAACTTTCGAAATTTACAAACATGAATGTGTATCCTCTAACCGTAGAAAATTGGAACAAGCTATTTATAGAAAATTCTTTTAGACCTTTTTCACAAAGGACTGGTAGGATGCTTCTCTTAGACAGGGATACGATCATAAAAGATGAGGGGCCAGTAGGGGCTGCAAATTTTTATAAAAATGCTTATTCAGAAGAAAATAGGGATAGATTTGTAAAAATGTTAGAGAGGTCTAAAAATACAAAAATTTCTTATGTAGTTTTAGCAAGTAAAAAGGAGGATTAG
- a CDS encoding Crp/Fnr family transcriptional regulator → MEKIIVKSKLFYGLDESTIHHILSCIDHKILVFSKGGYLYDFSKGFKAGIVLKGRIDLSTIDDDKEIIDRIYETSDSFSLNFSSLADRLIVAKKDSEVLALDVSKIFEENKRSCSIRPIFMENIIKLYDEQISYLTYKLDIYSKPKIREKINMYIDRYGKDYLFSNKLSREDLAKFLACNRPALSRELSLMKKEGLI, encoded by the coding sequence ATGGAAAAAATTATTGTGAAAAGTAAATTATTTTATGGTTTAGACGAAAGTACTATACACCACATACTTTCTTGTATTGATCATAAAATCTTAGTTTTTAGTAAAGGCGGATACCTATATGATTTTTCTAAGGGATTTAAGGCAGGTATAGTTTTAAAGGGAAGAATTGATCTATCTACAATAGATGATGATAAAGAAATTATAGATAGAATTTATGAGACTTCAGATTCTTTTTCTTTAAATTTTTCTTCCCTAGCTGATAGACTCATAGTCGCAAAAAAAGATTCTGAAGTTTTAGCACTTGATGTTAGCAAAATCTTTGAAGAAAATAAAAGGTCTTGTTCAATCAGACCGATTTTTATGGAAAATATTATAAAATTGTATGATGAGCAAATTTCATACTTAACTTACAAATTAGATATATATTCTAAGCCTAAGATTAGGGAAAAAATTAATATGTATATAGATAGGTATGGAAAAGATTACCTATTTTCAAATAAATTATCCAGAGAGGACTTAGCTAAATTTTTAGCTTGTAATAGGCCTGCTCTTTCAAGAGAGTTATCTCTTATGAAAAAAGAGGGATTAATATAA
- a CDS encoding helix-turn-helix domain-containing protein: protein MSYQELSNQFKINNPAIIARWVIDFRNQGLDGLRPKKRGRPSSMTKDKNKNNEQVKKEYYKEEIDEIAELKDKLYWAQMEIDFLKKRWN from the coding sequence ATGTCCTATCAAGAACTTTCTAATCAATTTAAGATTAATAATCCAGCAATCATTGCTAGATGGGTAATTGATTTTAGAAATCAAGGACTTGATGGACTTAGACCTAAAAAGAGAGGAAGACCTTCAAGCATGACTAAAGATAAAAATAAAAATAACGAACAAGTAAAGAAAGAATATTATAAGGAAGAAATAGATGAAATTGCTGAACTAAAAGATAAGCTTTACTGGGCACAAATGGAAATAGATTTTCTAAAAAAAAGATGGAATTAG
- a CDS encoding IS3 family transposase — MARIIDSLREKYLLKDLLSYLKFPKSTYMYWKKRFDRKNKDEAFENQIKKIRKDNPNYGYRRIHAMLRRIGLVINKKKVQRLVQKLKLQVRNFARKSRKYYSYKATVGKVAPNRIKRIFNTSVVHQKITTDTSEFKYYEKDKSGNMQVKKLYLNPFSDMFNGEIISYSITTSPSLEAIITPLEEAIEKTSDCKYKRIFHSDQGWAYQLKQYTNRLESDGILQSISRKGNCLDNSPMENFFGILKQEIYYGRTFESFNELKKTIEEYIKYYNEDRIKEKLGYLSPVEYRKLNAA; from the coding sequence ATGGCTCGAATAATTGACTCATTAAGAGAAAAATATCTATTAAAAGATTTGCTTAGCTATTTAAAATTCCCTAAGTCAACATACATGTATTGGAAAAAAAGATTTGACAGAAAAAATAAAGATGAAGCCTTTGAGAATCAAATCAAGAAAATAAGAAAAGATAATCCAAACTATGGATACAGAAGAATACATGCAATGCTTAGAAGAATTGGTCTTGTAATAAACAAGAAAAAAGTTCAAAGACTGGTACAAAAACTAAAGCTTCAAGTTAGAAATTTTGCACGTAAATCAAGAAAATATTACTCATACAAGGCAACAGTGGGTAAAGTAGCACCAAATAGGATAAAAAGAATATTTAACACTTCTGTAGTACATCAAAAAATCACAACAGATACAAGTGAATTCAAATACTATGAAAAAGATAAATCTGGGAATATGCAAGTAAAAAAACTTTACTTAAATCCTTTCTCGGATATGTTTAATGGAGAAATCATTAGCTATTCAATAACAACTTCACCATCATTAGAGGCAATAATAACTCCTCTTGAAGAAGCGATAGAAAAGACTTCAGACTGCAAATATAAAAGAATCTTTCATTCGGATCAAGGCTGGGCGTATCAATTAAAACAATATACTAATAGGTTAGAAAGTGATGGAATTTTACAGAGTATATCTAGAAAAGGAAATTGCTTGGATAATTCCCCTATGGAAAATTTCTTTGGGATATTAAAACAAGAAATTTACTATGGTAGAACGTTTGAATCATTTAACGAACTAAAAAAGACAATAGAAGAATATATAAAATATTACAATGAAGATAGAATAAAAGAAAAACTTGGATATTTAAGTCCAGTTGAATATAGGAAATTGAATGCAGCTTAG
- a CDS encoding ABC transporter permease, with protein sequence MKDLYTINLAKKNIENKKARSVTLILLVGILTFILFMSSFIIFSLKNGMKSLSDRMGADIIVVPEGYDSKITGAILRGEPNTFFFDKDILNRVKKIPGVEKAYGQVYLSTLSAGCCSFPIQVIGIDFSDDFSVKPWLEKQIKTPIKAGQVVVGANIVGTINHKVKFFNQEFEIKGRLAKTGMGFDNSVFMTIEETHRLAKEYEKIINHPVAKKDDISSILVKVEKNKDPKTIQKLIKEEFKKEKVYPLLPRKIMTEVSDSAKNMLVYVYILIALIWILAFFILSLVNTLSVKERKREFATIRILGATKKKLSEVVLIESMLINGTGAVIGSVLSFVLSITFNNVFSSLLKMPFLRPNIFLMILMLIIVIILGTLLGPISSIIAINKINKVELLLMQRDND encoded by the coding sequence ATGAAAGATTTATACACAATTAATTTAGCAAAAAAGAATATAGAAAATAAAAAGGCAAGGTCAGTTACCTTGATTTTACTTGTAGGAATTTTAACTTTTATTTTATTCATGTCATCATTTATAATTTTTTCTCTTAAAAACGGCATGAAATCTCTATCAGATAGGATGGGAGCAGACATTATAGTAGTCCCAGAAGGTTATGATTCCAAAATTACAGGTGCAATATTAAGGGGAGAACCTAATACATTTTTTTTTGACAAGGATATATTAAATAGAGTAAAAAAAATACCAGGAGTTGAAAAAGCCTATGGTCAAGTTTATCTATCTACACTTTCTGCTGGATGCTGTTCTTTTCCCATTCAAGTTATAGGAATTGACTTTTCTGATGACTTTAGCGTTAAACCTTGGCTTGAAAAACAGATTAAAACTCCAATTAAAGCTGGGCAAGTTGTTGTAGGTGCTAACATTGTGGGGACTATTAATCATAAGGTTAAATTTTTTAATCAAGAATTTGAGATAAAAGGTAGGCTTGCAAAAACTGGCATGGGTTTTGATAATTCAGTTTTTATGACAATAGAAGAAACTCATAGATTAGCCAAGGAATATGAAAAGATAATTAATCATCCGGTGGCAAAAAAAGATGATATATCTTCTATTTTAGTAAAAGTTGAAAAAAACAAAGATCCAAAAACAATTCAAAAACTTATTAAGGAAGAATTTAAAAAAGAAAAAGTGTATCCTTTATTGCCAAGAAAAATAATGACAGAAGTTTCAGATTCAGCAAAAAACATGCTTGTATATGTGTATATATTGATAGCTTTGATTTGGATACTAGCTTTCTTTATTTTAAGTCTTGTAAATACCTTATCAGTTAAGGAAAGGAAAAGAGAATTTGCAACCATAAGGATATTAGGAGCAACAAAGAAAAAACTCAGTGAAGTAGTTCTTATTGAATCTATGCTAATTAATGGTACAGGTGCAGTCATAGGTTCTGTGCTTTCCTTTGTTTTAAGTATAACTTTCAATAATGTATTTTCATCACTTTTGAAAATGCCTTTTTTAAGACCGAATATATTCCTTATGATTTTAATGTTAATAATAGTAATAATTTTGGGAACCTTGTTAGGTCCAATATCTTCAATTATTGCTATTAATAAAATAAATAAAGTAGAATTATTATTGATGCAAAGAGATAATGATTAA
- a CDS encoding FMN-binding protein produces MFQGDKQIVIVLIIFSLGLVLVACGADKKEEALSVSYKDGKYHGESAKDERGGLVKVDISVKDNKIESCTMQNIDGDGKEKDESYGQSQNEGLYKIAQQAINLAKSYPDRLVEKGNPEGVDVISGATQTYKQFIEACNNALDGAK; encoded by the coding sequence ATTTTTCAAGGAGACAAGCAAATTGTAATTGTATTAATAATTTTTTCTTTGGGGCTTGTCCTAGTTGCTTGTGGAGCAGATAAAAAAGAAGAAGCCCTAAGTGTAAGCTATAAAGACGGCAAATATCATGGAGAATCTGCCAAAGATGAAAGAGGCGGACTTGTAAAGGTGGATATAAGTGTTAAAGACAATAAGATTGAATCTTGTACAATGCAAAACATTGATGGAGATGGAAAAGAAAAGGATGAATCTTATGGTCAAAGCCAAAATGAAGGACTATATAAGATAGCCCAACAAGCTATAAATCTTGCAAAGTCATATCCAGATAGATTAGTGGAAAAAGGAAATCCTGAAGGAGTGGACGTTATTTCGGGGGCAACACAAACTTACAAGCAATTTATAGAAGCTTGCAATAATGCTCTTGATGGTGCAAAATAA
- a CDS encoding tyrosine-type recombinase/integrase, with protein sequence MVKRRKDSKGVVLKDGEYQRSNGTYEFKWQDKIGRRKSIYAKTLKELREKELDILRNTIDGINNEGSSLSVNDTFKLWTKVKRGLKDNTFKNYIYMYQQFVEPTFGRIKLSDIKRSDVRSFYNRLKEDQGLMVSTIDCVHTVLHQVLELAVDDEYIRFNPSDNALKELKVAYRNESPKKKAMTIEEQVLFEEYLSNSDEYKKWYPIFIVMLWTGMRVGEVTGLQWDDLDFDNGLINVNRTLVYYSKGKGLNNRYAINTPKTASGKRSIPMVQKVKDAFLMERELQKTFGIECCDSIDGFKDFVFLNRFGKVHNNGTLNKALRRIVRDCNLSIMDKNKSSSNDILLVPHLSNHIFRHTFTTRLNEQNINTKAMQSILGHSDISTTMDIYVDATEDFKIEQMGEFEKAMKFIF encoded by the coding sequence ATGGTAAAAAGACGCAAAGATAGTAAAGGGGTTGTTTTAAAAGACGGTGAATATCAAAGATCAAATGGCACTTATGAATTTAAGTGGCAAGACAAAATAGGTCGTAGAAAATCTATCTATGCGAAAACTCTAAAAGAATTAAGAGAAAAGGAATTAGATATTTTACGCAATACTATAGATGGAATCAACAACGAAGGAAGTAGCTTATCTGTAAATGATACTTTTAAGCTATGGACAAAGGTAAAAAGAGGTTTAAAAGATAATACCTTTAAAAATTACATCTATATGTATCAACAATTTGTCGAACCGACTTTTGGTCGTATTAAACTATCTGATATTAAAAGATCTGATGTTAGAAGTTTTTATAACAGATTAAAGGAAGATCAGGGATTGATGGTTTCTACCATAGATTGTGTTCATACTGTCTTACATCAGGTTTTAGAATTAGCAGTGGATGACGAATATATAAGGTTTAATCCATCTGACAATGCTTTGAAGGAATTGAAAGTAGCTTATCGAAATGAATCTCCGAAGAAAAAAGCCATGACAATAGAAGAACAGGTGCTATTTGAAGAATATTTATCTAATAGTGATGAATATAAAAAATGGTATCCAATATTCATTGTTATGCTTTGGACGGGAATGAGAGTTGGAGAAGTTACAGGATTGCAATGGGACGATCTAGATTTTGATAATGGTCTTATAAATGTAAATAGGACTTTGGTATATTATAGTAAAGGTAAAGGATTAAACAATAGATATGCTATTAATACACCGAAGACAGCATCAGGTAAGCGAAGTATTCCTATGGTTCAAAAAGTAAAAGATGCTTTTCTTATGGAAAGAGAGTTACAAAAGACTTTTGGAATCGAATGTTGTGATTCAATCGATGGATTTAAAGACTTTGTATTTTTAAACAGATTCGGAAAGGTTCACAATAATGGAACACTTAATAAAGCTTTAAGAAGAATTGTTAGAGATTGCAATTTAAGTATAATGGATAAAAATAAATCGAGCTCTAATGATATTCTATTAGTTCCACATTTAAGCAATCACATTTTCAGACACACCTTTACTACAAGGCTTAATGAACAAAATATAAATACAAAAGCAATGCAGTCTATTCTAGGTCATTCTGATATTAGTACAACAATGGATATATATGTAGATGCAACAGAAGATTTTAAGATAGAACAGATGGGAGAATTTGAAAAAGCGATGAAATTTATATTTTAG
- a CDS encoding excisionase: MINENIKGVRVSEKAFLTLKEASEYFNIGQDKVRQLTDENDCDFVLFNGSKRLIKKKLMEEYLNRQFSI, from the coding sequence ATGATTAACGAAAATATAAAAGGTGTTCGTGTTTCTGAGAAAGCATTTCTAACATTAAAAGAAGCATCTGAATATTTTAATATTGGTCAAGATAAAGTTAGACAATTAACGGATGAAAATGATTGTGATTTTGTATTATTTAATGGTAGTAAGCGTCTTATTAAGAAAAAGTTAATGGAAGAATATTTAAATAGACAGTTCTCTATCTAA